One window of the Zea mays cultivar B73 chromosome 3, Zm-B73-REFERENCE-NAM-5.0, whole genome shotgun sequence genome contains the following:
- the LOC100279082 gene encoding uncharacterized protein LOC100279082 has protein sequence MDDESEARAMPRRPTPPSPPPWEALHLVAPFLDAASLAAASCVSTSWHTAFAADDLWARLCAQHFPSALGLLPDTDSDRRCSSPPHRRLFKLFRSASVRCRALPAPRLALADVSFAVDVVTAGGDSTLSFLVAADKAAHVENSAGLFLFGVDLSGRNGAIGPGEWRVRWTAVRTAARRGEEPAAVLMMDAKVPAARAAGAVAFGGRGEAGVSARLPAPGCGGAKLDAEVVVELAGEEKAVGKVRLGVMCECRYVCADEGLRYLQHFLV, from the coding sequence ATGGACGACGAGAGCGAGGCGAGAGCAATGCCGCGGCGGCCCACGCCGCCGTCGCCACCCCCGTGGGAGGCGCTCCACCTCGTCGCGCCGTTCCTCGACGCCGCATCCCTCGCGGCGGCGTCCTGCGTGTCCACCTCGTGGCACACCGCCTTCGCCGCGGACGACCTCTGGGCGCGGCTCTGCGCGCAGCACTTCCCCTCCGCGCTGGGCCTCCTCCCCGACACCGACAGCGACCGGCGGTGCTCCTCCCCACCCCACCGACGCCTGTTCAAGCTGTTCCGCTCCGCGTCCGTCCGCTGCCGCGCGCTCCCGGCCCCGCGCCTCGCCCTCGCGGACGTCTCGTTCGCCGTCGACGTCGTCACGGCCGGCGGCGACAGCACGCTGTCCTTCCTGGTAGCCGCGGACAAGGCCGCCCACGTCGAGAATTCCGCGGGGCTGTTCCTGTTCGGGGTCGACCTGAGCGGTCGGAACGGGGCGATCGGGCCAGGGGAGTGGCGCGTCAGGTGGACGGCGGTGCGGACGGCGGCGCGCCGCGGCGAGGAACCCGCGGCGGTCCTGATGATGGACGCCAAGGTGCCGGCGGCAAGGGCGGCAGGAGCCGTCGCCTTCGGCGGCAGAGGTGAGGCGGGGGTCTCGGCGAGGCTGCCCGCGCCCGGCTGCGGCGGCGCCAAGCTGGACGCGGAGGTGGTGGTAGAGCTGGCTGGGGAGGAGAAGGCCGTCGGGAAGGTGAGGCTCGGAGTGATGTGCGAGTGTCGGTACGTGTGCGCCGACGAGGGGCTCCGGTACCTGCAGCATTTCCTCGTGTGA
- the LOC103651104 gene encoding protein MICRORCHIDIA 6 isoform X2 codes for MDAERDIKPFVSPIMATTIQHRRSLHGPNASQPTALASEHDGTPVLPQTQPQAACVLNKAASEVSGDVSDQSISAYETLEGTSTRRPCSAPRLSRKFWGAGDYDAAAGRSTPQPLSLQNRMCVHPEFLHSNATSHKWPFGALAELLDNAVDEIETGGATTILLDKVTDKRNGSPAILIQDDGGGMDPDSLRRCMSFGFSEKQSGSSIGQYGNGFKTSTMRLGADVIVFSRCTKSSGPTQSIGLLSYTFLVETGHTDVVVPVVDYKCNLMKGQTQRLERHGSEQFFSNLSALLKWSPFATEEELMQNFCDIGPHGTKIIVFNLWSNDDGNLELDFDTDPEDIMISGAPNPEEIRNSVKRANENHLANRLRYSLRVYASVLYLQLPDYFRIILRGQEVKRHRIAADLIYPECISYKPHSCGIKEATVLTTIGFLKGAPTISVHGFNIYHKNRLILPFHRVLNTSSSKGRSVSGVLEVDFIKPTHDKQDFEKSQLFQKLINRLKEMTNEYWELYSDKIGYMKKPRVSAAPLPPPVMLPIANGTAEPSDRSAPAPTQPLRSHSNYLNAVPIASAPPGFHSAPVKAESVAPGAHMGYSPSSLNAQTMQVNGIKSPSMVPATDSVDTRKRRNDDTTTMTVAFKRKATQDLAGSSCATDETKQVSGYMGMGERETKEFCFLKMENRMLREECSDFVMAEKALRLKEQNLRLEIEKAREQFKSLLNEYVSLSATPTQKR; via the exons ATGGACGCGGAGAGAGACATCAAGCCCTTCGTCTCCCCTATCATGGCCACCACCATCCAGCATAGGCGGAGCCTCCATGGCCCCAACGCTTCTCAGCCAACTGCATTGGCATCGGAGCACGATGGCACTCCAGTGTTACCGCAAACTCAGCCTCAAGCAGCATGCGTCTTGAACAAGGCCGCTTCAGAGGTGTCAGGTGACGTCAGCGACCAGTCCATTAGTGCCTACGAGACACTCGAGGGTACCTCGACTCGTCGGCCTTGCTCTGCACCACGATTGAGCAGGAAATTCTGGGGCGCCGGCGATTATGACGCGGCGGCGGGGAGGTCCACGCCACAACCTCTAA GTCTACAGAATCGCATGTGCGTCCACCCCGAATTTCTCCACTCTAATGCGACTTCACATAAGTGGCCGTTTGGAG CCTTGGCAGAGTTGTTGGACAATGCAGTCGATGAG ATAGAAACTGGTGGTGCTACAACAATATTGTTGGACAAAGTCACCGACAAACGGAATGGATCACCAGCTATACTAATTCAAG ATGATGGTGGAGGCATGGATCCTGATTCTTTGAGGCGGTGTATGAGCTTTGGATTTTCAGAGAAACAATCAGGATCTTCGATTGGACAAT ATGGAAATGGTTTTAAGACTAGCACAATGCGGCTTGGGGCAGATGTTATTGTTTTCAGTCGCTGCACTAAGAGCAG TGGGCCTACACAATCCATTGGTCTCCTCTCTTACACTTTCTTGGTGGAAACTGGACATACAGATGTTGTAGTTCCTGTG GTGGATTATAAATGCAATCTAATGAAAGGACAAACTCAACGACTGGAGCGTCATGGTTCGGAACAATTCTTCTCAAATTTGTCAGCATTGTTGAAATGGTCCCCTTTTGCAACAGAAGAAGAGCTGATGCAGAAT TTCTGTGACATTGGTCCACATGGCACCAAGATTATAGTGTTCAATCTGTGGTCCAACGACGATGGTAATTTGGAGCTCGACTTTGACACAGATCCGGAG GATATTATGATTAGTGGAGCGCCAAATCCAGAAGAAATTAGAAATTCTGTAAAAAGGGCTAATGAGAACCATTTGGCAAATCGACTACGCTATTCTCTTAGG GTCTATGCTTCTGTGTTGTATCTGCAGCTACCAGATTACTTTAGGATcatacttcgagggcaagaagttAAGCGTCATCGCATTGCCGCTGACCTAATATATCCTGAATGCATCAGTTATAAACCACATAGTTGTGGAATAAAAGAG GCTACGGTTCTTACAACCATTGGATTCTTAAAGGGTGCCCCAACTATTAGCGTGCACGGATTTAATATCTATCATAAAAATCGCCTTATTTTG CCATTTCATAGAGTTCTGAATACTTCAAGCAGCAAAGGTAGAAGCGTCTCTGGGGTGTTGGAGGTAGACTTCATCAAGCCCACTCATGACAAACAGGACTTTGAGAAGTCACAGCTGTTCCAGAAGCTGATCAACCGCCTGAAGGAGATGACTAACGAGTACTG GGAACTTTACAGTGACAAGATTGGATACATGAAAAAGCCACGCGTGAGTGCAGCTCCTCTTCCTCCTCCAGTAATGCTGCCGATAGCAAATGGCACTGCTGAACCATCAGATAGGAGCGCACCTGCTCCGACGCAACCCTTGAGGTCGCACAGCAACTACTTGAATGCAGTTCCAATCGCCTCAGCGCCCCCTGGTTTTCACTCAGCACCTGTCAAAGCAGAGAGCGTTGCACCAGGAGCGCATATGGGCTACTCCCCGTCCTCGCTAAACGCGCAGACCATGCAAGTCAACGGGATAAAATCGCCTTCCATGGTGCCTGCCACCGATTCGGTAGACACAAGAAAAAGGAGGAACGACGACACTACTACTATGACGGTCGCGTTTAAAAGGAAGGCTACGCAGGATTTGGCTGGCAGCAGCTGTGCTACTGATGAG ACAAAACAGGTATCCGGGTATATGGGGATGGGAGAGCGAGAGACGAAGGAATTTTGCTTCCTGAAGATGGAAAACCGGATGCTCCGTGAAGA GTGCTCGGATTTTGTTATGGCAGAGAAGGCACTACGACTCAAG GAACAGAATTTACGGCTCGAGATTGAGAAGGCGCGGGAGCAATTCAAGAGCCTACTGAACGAATACGTTTCGTTGTCAGCTACGCCGACACAGAAACGGTAG
- the LOC103651104 gene encoding protein MICRORCHIDIA 6 isoform X1 — translation MDAERDIKPFVSPIMATTIQHRRSLHGPNASQPTALASEHDGTPVLPQTQPQAACVLNKAASEVSGDVSDQSISAYETLEGTSTRRPCSAPRLSRKFWGAGDYDAAAGRSTPQPLSLQNRMCVHPEFLHSNATSHKWPFGALAELLDNAVDEIETGGATTILLDKVTDKRNGSPAILIQDDGGGMDPDSLRRCMSFGFSEKQSGSSIGQYGNGFKTSTMRLGADVIVFSRCTKSSGPTQSIGLLSYTFLVETGHTDVVVPVVDYKCNLMKGQTQRLERHGSEQFFSNLSALLKWSPFATEEELMQNFCDIGPHGTKIIVFNLWSNDDGNLELDFDTDPEDIMISGAPNPEEIRNSVKRANENHLANRLRYSLRVYASVLYLQLPDYFRIILRGQEVKRHRIAADLIYPECISYKPHSCGIKEATVLTTIGFLKGAPTISVHGFNIYHKNRLILPFHRVLNTSSSKGRSVSGVLEVDFIKPTHDKQDFEKSQLFQKLINRLKEMTNEYWELYSDKIGYMKKPRVSAAPLPPPVMLPIANGTAEPSDRSAPAPTQPLRSHSNYLNAVPIASAPPGFHSAPVKAESVAPGAHMGYSPSSLNAQTMQVNGIKSPSMVPATDSVDTRKRRNDDTTTMTVAFKRKATQDLAGSSCATDEASTDNIATKQVSGYMGMGERETKEFCFLKMENRMLREECSDFVMAEKALRLKEQNLRLEIEKAREQFKSLLNEYVSLSATPTQKR, via the exons ATGGACGCGGAGAGAGACATCAAGCCCTTCGTCTCCCCTATCATGGCCACCACCATCCAGCATAGGCGGAGCCTCCATGGCCCCAACGCTTCTCAGCCAACTGCATTGGCATCGGAGCACGATGGCACTCCAGTGTTACCGCAAACTCAGCCTCAAGCAGCATGCGTCTTGAACAAGGCCGCTTCAGAGGTGTCAGGTGACGTCAGCGACCAGTCCATTAGTGCCTACGAGACACTCGAGGGTACCTCGACTCGTCGGCCTTGCTCTGCACCACGATTGAGCAGGAAATTCTGGGGCGCCGGCGATTATGACGCGGCGGCGGGGAGGTCCACGCCACAACCTCTAA GTCTACAGAATCGCATGTGCGTCCACCCCGAATTTCTCCACTCTAATGCGACTTCACATAAGTGGCCGTTTGGAG CCTTGGCAGAGTTGTTGGACAATGCAGTCGATGAG ATAGAAACTGGTGGTGCTACAACAATATTGTTGGACAAAGTCACCGACAAACGGAATGGATCACCAGCTATACTAATTCAAG ATGATGGTGGAGGCATGGATCCTGATTCTTTGAGGCGGTGTATGAGCTTTGGATTTTCAGAGAAACAATCAGGATCTTCGATTGGACAAT ATGGAAATGGTTTTAAGACTAGCACAATGCGGCTTGGGGCAGATGTTATTGTTTTCAGTCGCTGCACTAAGAGCAG TGGGCCTACACAATCCATTGGTCTCCTCTCTTACACTTTCTTGGTGGAAACTGGACATACAGATGTTGTAGTTCCTGTG GTGGATTATAAATGCAATCTAATGAAAGGACAAACTCAACGACTGGAGCGTCATGGTTCGGAACAATTCTTCTCAAATTTGTCAGCATTGTTGAAATGGTCCCCTTTTGCAACAGAAGAAGAGCTGATGCAGAAT TTCTGTGACATTGGTCCACATGGCACCAAGATTATAGTGTTCAATCTGTGGTCCAACGACGATGGTAATTTGGAGCTCGACTTTGACACAGATCCGGAG GATATTATGATTAGTGGAGCGCCAAATCCAGAAGAAATTAGAAATTCTGTAAAAAGGGCTAATGAGAACCATTTGGCAAATCGACTACGCTATTCTCTTAGG GTCTATGCTTCTGTGTTGTATCTGCAGCTACCAGATTACTTTAGGATcatacttcgagggcaagaagttAAGCGTCATCGCATTGCCGCTGACCTAATATATCCTGAATGCATCAGTTATAAACCACATAGTTGTGGAATAAAAGAG GCTACGGTTCTTACAACCATTGGATTCTTAAAGGGTGCCCCAACTATTAGCGTGCACGGATTTAATATCTATCATAAAAATCGCCTTATTTTG CCATTTCATAGAGTTCTGAATACTTCAAGCAGCAAAGGTAGAAGCGTCTCTGGGGTGTTGGAGGTAGACTTCATCAAGCCCACTCATGACAAACAGGACTTTGAGAAGTCACAGCTGTTCCAGAAGCTGATCAACCGCCTGAAGGAGATGACTAACGAGTACTG GGAACTTTACAGTGACAAGATTGGATACATGAAAAAGCCACGCGTGAGTGCAGCTCCTCTTCCTCCTCCAGTAATGCTGCCGATAGCAAATGGCACTGCTGAACCATCAGATAGGAGCGCACCTGCTCCGACGCAACCCTTGAGGTCGCACAGCAACTACTTGAATGCAGTTCCAATCGCCTCAGCGCCCCCTGGTTTTCACTCAGCACCTGTCAAAGCAGAGAGCGTTGCACCAGGAGCGCATATGGGCTACTCCCCGTCCTCGCTAAACGCGCAGACCATGCAAGTCAACGGGATAAAATCGCCTTCCATGGTGCCTGCCACCGATTCGGTAGACACAAGAAAAAGGAGGAACGACGACACTACTACTATGACGGTCGCGTTTAAAAGGAAGGCTACGCAGGATTTGGCTGGCAGCAGCTGTGCTACTGATGAGGCTAGTACAGACAACATTGCT ACAAAACAGGTATCCGGGTATATGGGGATGGGAGAGCGAGAGACGAAGGAATTTTGCTTCCTGAAGATGGAAAACCGGATGCTCCGTGAAGA GTGCTCGGATTTTGTTATGGCAGAGAAGGCACTACGACTCAAG GAACAGAATTTACGGCTCGAGATTGAGAAGGCGCGGGAGCAATTCAAGAGCCTACTGAACGAATACGTTTCGTTGTCAGCTACGCCGACACAGAAACGGTAG